In Streptomyces sp. NBC_01707, a genomic segment contains:
- the carB gene encoding carbamoyl-phosphate synthase large subunit has product MPKRSDIQSVLVIGSGPIVIGQAAEFDYSGTQACRVLKAEGLRVILVNSNPATIMTDPEIADATYVEPITPEFVEKIIAKERPDALLPTLGGQTALNTAISMHENGVLEKYGVELIGANVEAINKGEDRDLFKGVVEAVNAKIGHGESARSVICHSMDDVLGGVETLGGYPVVVRPSFTMGGAGSGFAHDEEELRRIAGQGLTLSPTTEVLLEESILGWKEYELELMRDKNDNVVVVCSIENFDPMGVHTGDSITVAPSMTLTDREYQRLRDIGIAIIREVGVDTGGCNIQFAIDPTDGRVIVIEMNPRVSRSSALASKATGFPIAKIAAKLAVGYTLDEIPNDITEKTPASFEPTLDYVVVKAPRFAFEKFPSADSTLTTTMKSVGEAMAIGRNFTEALQKALRSLEKKGSQFTFVGETGDKAELLAEAVRPTDGRINTVMQAIRAGATQEEVFDATKIDPWFVDQLFLIKEIADELAAADKLDPELLAEAKRHGFSDAQIAEIRDLREDVVREVRHALGIRPVYKTVDTCAAEFAANTPYFYSSYDEESEVATRTKPAVIILGSGPNRIGQGIEFDYSCVHASFALSEAGYETVMVNCNPETVSTDYDTSDRLYFEPLTLEDVLEIVHAESLAGPIAGVIVQLGGQTPLGLSQALKDNGVPVVGTSPEAIHAAEDRGAFGRVLAEAGLPAPKHGTATTFAEAKAIADEIGYPVLVRPSYVLGGRGMEIVYDEARLSSYIAESTEISPTRPVLVDRFLDDAIEIDVDALYDGTELYLGGVMEHIEEAGIHSGDSACALPPITLGGYDIKRLRASTEGIAKGVGVRGLINIQFALSGDILYVLEANPRASRTVPFTSKATAVPLAKAAARISLGATVAELREEGLLPRNGDGGTLPLDAPISVKEAVMPWSRFRDIHGRGVDTVLGPEMRSTGEVMGIDSVFGTAYAKSQAGAYGPLPTKGRAFISVANRDKRSMIFPARELVAHGFELLATSGTAEVLKRNGIHATVVRKQSEGVGPQGEKTIVQLIHDGEVDLIVNTPYGTGGRLDGYEIRTAAVARSVPCLTTVQALAAAVQGIDALNHGDVGVRSLQEHAEHLTAARD; this is encoded by the coding sequence GTGCCTAAGCGCTCCGATATCCAGTCCGTCCTGGTCATCGGCTCCGGCCCGATCGTCATCGGACAGGCCGCCGAGTTCGACTACTCCGGCACCCAGGCCTGCCGCGTCCTCAAGGCCGAGGGCCTGCGCGTCATCCTGGTGAACTCCAACCCGGCGACGATCATGACCGACCCGGAGATCGCCGACGCCACGTACGTCGAGCCGATCACCCCCGAGTTCGTCGAGAAGATCATCGCCAAGGAGCGCCCCGACGCGCTGCTCCCGACGCTGGGCGGCCAGACCGCACTCAACACCGCGATCTCCATGCACGAGAACGGTGTCCTGGAGAAGTACGGCGTCGAGCTCATCGGCGCCAATGTCGAGGCCATCAACAAGGGCGAGGACCGCGACCTCTTCAAGGGTGTCGTGGAAGCCGTCAACGCCAAGATCGGCCACGGCGAGTCCGCCCGCTCCGTCATCTGCCACTCGATGGACGACGTCCTGGGGGGCGTCGAGACGCTCGGCGGCTACCCCGTCGTCGTCCGCCCCTCCTTCACCATGGGCGGCGCCGGCTCCGGCTTCGCGCACGACGAGGAGGAGCTGCGCCGGATCGCCGGTCAGGGCCTCACGCTCTCCCCGACCACCGAGGTGCTCCTGGAGGAGTCCATCCTCGGCTGGAAGGAGTACGAGCTGGAGCTGATGCGCGACAAGAACGACAACGTCGTGGTCGTCTGCTCCATCGAGAACTTCGACCCGATGGGCGTCCACACGGGTGACTCGATCACCGTGGCCCCGTCGATGACGCTCACCGACCGCGAGTACCAGCGGCTGCGCGACATCGGCATCGCGATCATCCGCGAGGTCGGCGTCGACACCGGCGGCTGCAACATCCAGTTCGCCATCGACCCGACCGACGGCCGGGTCATCGTGATCGAGATGAACCCGCGCGTCTCCCGCTCCTCGGCGCTGGCGTCGAAGGCCACCGGCTTCCCGATCGCCAAGATCGCCGCCAAGCTGGCCGTCGGCTACACGCTCGACGAGATCCCCAACGACATCACCGAGAAGACCCCGGCCTCCTTCGAGCCGACGCTCGACTACGTCGTGGTCAAGGCCCCGCGGTTCGCCTTCGAGAAGTTCCCGTCCGCCGACTCCACCCTCACCACCACCATGAAGTCGGTGGGCGAGGCCATGGCGATCGGCCGCAACTTCACCGAGGCGCTGCAGAAGGCGCTGCGCTCCCTGGAGAAGAAGGGCTCGCAGTTCACCTTCGTCGGCGAGACCGGCGACAAGGCCGAGCTGCTCGCCGAGGCGGTCCGGCCGACCGACGGCCGTATCAACACCGTCATGCAGGCGATCCGCGCCGGCGCCACCCAGGAAGAGGTCTTCGACGCCACGAAGATCGACCCCTGGTTCGTCGACCAGCTGTTCCTGATCAAGGAGATCGCCGACGAGCTGGCCGCCGCCGACAAGCTCGACCCCGAGCTGCTCGCCGAGGCCAAGCGGCACGGCTTCTCCGACGCCCAGATCGCAGAGATCCGCGATCTGCGCGAGGACGTCGTCCGCGAGGTGCGGCACGCGCTCGGCATCCGCCCCGTCTACAAGACGGTCGACACCTGTGCCGCCGAGTTCGCCGCGAACACGCCGTACTTCTACTCCTCGTACGACGAGGAGAGCGAGGTCGCGACCCGCACCAAGCCCGCGGTGATCATCCTCGGCTCGGGCCCCAACCGCATCGGCCAGGGCATCGAGTTCGACTACTCGTGCGTCCACGCCTCCTTCGCGCTGAGCGAAGCCGGCTACGAGACCGTGATGGTCAACTGCAACCCGGAGACGGTCTCCACCGACTACGACACCTCCGACCGCCTGTACTTCGAGCCGCTGACGCTCGAGGACGTGCTGGAGATCGTGCACGCCGAGTCCCTCGCGGGCCCGATCGCCGGCGTCATCGTCCAGCTCGGCGGCCAGACCCCGCTGGGCCTGTCGCAGGCGCTCAAGGACAACGGCGTGCCGGTCGTCGGCACCTCGCCGGAGGCGATCCACGCCGCCGAGGACCGCGGCGCCTTCGGCCGCGTCCTGGCCGAGGCCGGACTCCCGGCGCCGAAGCACGGCACCGCCACCACCTTCGCCGAGGCCAAGGCCATCGCCGACGAGATCGGCTACCCCGTCCTCGTGCGCCCGTCGTACGTGCTCGGCGGCCGCGGCATGGAGATCGTGTACGACGAGGCGCGGCTGTCGTCGTACATCGCCGAGTCCACCGAGATCAGCCCCACCCGGCCGGTCCTGGTCGACCGCTTCCTCGACGACGCCATCGAGATCGACGTCGACGCGCTCTACGACGGCACCGAGCTCTACCTCGGCGGCGTCATGGAGCACATCGAGGAGGCCGGCATCCACTCCGGCGACTCCGCCTGCGCACTGCCCCCGATCACCCTCGGCGGCTACGACATCAAGCGGCTCCGGGCCTCCACCGAGGGCATCGCCAAGGGCGTCGGGGTCCGCGGACTGATCAACATCCAGTTCGCGCTCTCCGGCGACATCCTGTATGTCCTGGAGGCCAACCCGCGCGCCTCGCGCACCGTCCCCTTCACCTCGAAGGCGACCGCGGTCCCGCTCGCCAAGGCCGCCGCCCGCATCTCGCTGGGCGCGACCGTCGCCGAGCTGCGCGAGGAGGGTCTGCTGCCGAGGAACGGCGACGGCGGCACCCTGCCTCTCGACGCGCCGATCTCCGTCAAGGAGGCCGTCATGCCGTGGTCGCGGTTCCGCGACATCCACGGCCGCGGTGTCGACACCGTCCTCGGCCCGGAGATGCGCTCCACCGGTGAGGTCATGGGCATCGACTCGGTCTTCGGCACGGCGTACGCCAAGTCGCAGGCCGGCGCGTACGGCCCGTTGCCCACCAAGGGCCGCGCGTTCATCTCCGTCGCCAACCGCGACAAGCGCTCGATGATCTTCCCGGCGCGCGAGCTGGTCGCCCACGGCTTCGAGCTGCTGGCCACGTCCGGCACCGCCGAGGTGCTCAAGCGCAACGGCATCCACGCCACGGTCGTGCGCAAGCAGTCCGAGGGCGTCGGACCGCAGGGCGAGAAGACCATCGTCCAGCTCATCCACGACGGCGAGGTCGACCTGATCGTCAACACGCCGTACGGAACGGGCGGCCGGCTCGACGGCTACGAGATCCGTACCGCGGCGGTCGCCCGGTCCGTGCCCTGTCTCACGACGGTCCAGGCGCTCGCCGCCGCCGTCCAGGGCATCGACGCACTCAACCACGGAGACGTCGGCGTACGTTCCCTCCAGGAACACGCGGAACATCTGACCGCGGCGCGCGACTAG